The DNA sequence CTTAGAAGGGAGCTCATTCAGGTGGGCTCCCTTATCTATTTTATGACCTTCTGCCCGACAAAGGGCTGGAGAACTGCGGGAACGGAGATGCTGCCATCCGCTTGTTGGTAGTTTTCCATTATGGCGATGAGGATGCGGGGTAAGGCTAAGCCGGAGCCGTTCAGGGTGTGGACAAACTCGGGCCTGGCGTTAGACTCGGGACGGTAGCGGATGTTGGCGCGCCTTGCCTGGAAGTCGGTGCAGTTGGAGCAGGAACTGGCCTCAAGCCATTCCTGGCAGCCGGGCGCCCAGACTTCAATATCGTAGGACTTGGTGGAGGCAAAGCTGATGTCGGCGGTGCAGAGCTGGACGACACGGTAGGGTAGCTCCAGCGCCTGGCAGACCTCTTCGGCATCGCTGACCAGTTTTTCCAGTTCCTGGTCAGAATTTGCTGGCTCGGTGAACTTGTAAAGCTCCACCTTGTCAAACTGGTGCCCGCGCTTGATACCGCGCGTGTCCTTGCCGGCGGACATTTTTTCGCGGCGGAAGCAGGCGGTATAGGCGACATAATATATCGGCAGGACTCCCGGGGCAATGATTTCATCGCGGTGCAGGTTGGTAATCGGGACTTCCGCGGTGGGTACGAACCACAGGTCATCCTCAGCGTCATGGTAGAGGTTATCGGCGAATTTGGGCAGGTTGCCGGAGCTGATCATGGCCTCCCGCTTTACCATGAAGGGCGGGTATATTTCCAGGTAGCCGTGCTTGGTGGTATGAAGGTCAAGCATGAAGGCGATCAGCGCTCTTTGCAGCCGGGCGCCCAGCCCTTTGAGTATATAAAAACGGCTG is a window from the Dehalococcoidales bacterium genome containing:
- the serS gene encoding serine--tRNA ligase, with protein sequence MLDLKFIRENAELVQRAIASRQDTTPLDEILQLDADRRQKLVELESLRHERKEAARERKTDKESAEEGRDLRAMIKSLEEEVRYLDSQLADLLLQIPNIPHPSVPIGADASDNVIVRTWREPGKFEFHPRPHWELGESLDIIDFDRGVKLSGSRFYILKGLGARLQRALIAFMLDLHTTKHGYLEIYPPFMVKREAMISSGNLPKFADNLYHDAEDDLWFVPTAEVPITNLHRDEIIAPGVLPIYYVAYTACFRREKMSAGKDTRGIKRGHQFDKVELYKFTEPANSDQELEKLVSDAEEVCQALELPYRVVQLCTADISFASTKSYDIEVWAPGCQEWLEASSCSNCTDFQARRANIRYRPESNARPEFVHTLNGSGLALPRILIAIMENYQQADGSISVPAVLQPFVGQKVIK